The genome window ACATTTTCCGAAGGTCCAAACATCGGGATTGAACCGACGATGTGTCAAACATGGCGGACCTCAATAAAGAATTGAGTGAATATTTACTGAGCAAtaagaatgaaaaacaatataAATTAACGATCCCATCAGTGACGATACCAAAATCCTCAATCAGTCGATGGCTGGGACGATCGAGTGACCAGGAGGGACAGGATGCTGGATGGATACAAAATGCTCAGAAAGACTGCTGCCCCAGTATGGTGAGTTCCGTGCTTAACCTAAAAGTATGAAATGTCAACAAATGAGATAACGAATGATGTTGTTATCCCTTGCAGACCAGATTTCAACGTCTTACTGGATTTGTTATGTGTATTGTCATGGGCATAATATGCTTTAGTTTATCCGCTATTTACGTGCCTGTTTTACTGCTGAAAGCACGTAAATTCGCTCTTTTATATTCACTGGGAAGTGTTTTCTTCTTGATgaggtaaataatttttattttcattcatttgttttttag of Diachasmimorpha longicaudata isolate KC_UGA_2023 chromosome 3, iyDiaLong2, whole genome shotgun sequence contains these proteins:
- the LOC135160455 gene encoding vesicle transport protein SFT2C gives rise to the protein MADLNKELSEYLLSNKNEKQYKLTIPSVTIPKSSISRWLGRSSDQEGQDAGWIQNAQKDCCPSMTRFQRLTGFVMCIVMGIICFSLSAIYVPVLLLKARKFALLYSLGSVFFLMSFCFLWGPISYMKSLLTPERRCFTLSYFATLAGTLYFALHLQSTPLTVLCAVLQIIALLSFLVSHIPGGTAGLMFFGRLFRSSASPTLPI